Below is a window of Methanobacterium sp. DNA.
CCTGATGTTCCGAAAAAGCTCATGAAAGGATAGAGGGGATTGCCTAATTTCATGTTGAAAAAAATCAATACTGGAAATAAGACAAAACATCCTAAAATAATACCCCCCACCAAATTTTTTGGTTGTTTGATCTCCTTCCAACTGATCAAGATAAAAAATAACATTGGAAATATTAGCAATGCCATATTGTATTTGGTTAAAAAAGCCAGCATAGCCATGGGAAATGTCAAGTAAAAGAATTTTGGATTCTTTTGAACACCCAAATAGGTTAAATATAGAGCCCATATTCCAAGAGATACGCTAGGAATATCATTATAACCAGCACCGGCGTATATCAGGATAAGAGGAGATGTTACATATAAAAGACTGCCTATAAAACTAATTGAAGGTGAAAAACGTTCTTTTAAAAATAAATAAAATCCTACATAACCAAATATGCATAACAATCCGTCAACAATCAAGATGGGCGCAATACTCAGCCCATTGAACATAAAATATATGGAAGTTAAAAAGGGAAGTAAAGGGGGTCTTAATAGATCTGAATATCCTATTCCCTTACCTGCAAATAATGCGGCATTGGCAAGTAAATCATAGGTATCATATGGAGGCCACAAGTACAGGTGCATGATGATCCGCCAGTAAGTAACCAAACCCACAATTAAAAGTAAAATGATTAGAAAAACCCATGGAATGTGCTTATTTTCCAATTTGATCATGAAAAAGTCTCCATTAAAGATATGCTATTATTACTACACTGTGATCATTTATATCATTGTGTTGTTAATTTTGTTAAATCATTTTTTAAAATATAATTTTTGATTCATTCGTGGTATCATGGCCATTAAAACACATTGTTCGGTGTTACTTGTCCGATCTAGCAATCCTTTGCTAAGATGACTCACTGCTCCCTTCTTTTCCCCCAACCGGTCAATTCCAGTTACCCGATCCATAACGTCACCCACTTCCATACCCTTCATGACGTTTTTTATCACCAAGGGCGGGTATTCAAACCCGGCACTGACACCCAGGGTGGTTTTATCACCATCATAGATGGCACACCATTGTAGGTCTAGGTATCCTGTTATGCTGTGGGGTGTTTCCAGTAAACCAGACTCAATGCCCACTGAAAGATCGAATTCTTGAGTGTATACATTTTTAGCCCGGTTGATGGCGCCATTAATTGTTGTTTCCAGACCTATTGGCTGATTCGGAACTTCTGAGTCAGCATTTTTTGCCTGGACTTCTACTTCAGAGTATATTTGTTTTAACACGTTTCCAGTTGCCTTCATTTTCACTGGGTTTTTGGATCCAACAACAACTTTCATAGAAAATCCTCATGTTGATTAAAAAAGTTATTATTACTTTTTTGGTTCTTTGATGATTTTTCCATTGGAGTCTATTTCTCCTCGGCGTATTCTAGAGGAGGATATGGGTTTACCATCCTGGGCTAGGACCATGCCTATTGTTATAATCTCAAGAGAATTCATTCCCTTTTTTTGACGTATTTGATTAATTTTCTGGGCTGTGGGTTCTGTTTCCGGGCTCACCACAATGGCATCTATAGTTGGGTCATCCACTGTTGGGCCGTAGTGTTCCTCCAAACGGGCCAAGTAGTAGTTTGATCTATCTTTTAGGAGTAAATTTAAATTGGACATCCGCACGTCACATGGCTCAATTTCACCTTTCAATCCACCAAATTCATCGGAAGTCACTCCTATTAATACATTTTCCCCTATTTGGAATGCTTTTTCTATTAATAAACGGTGCCCCTCATGGAACTTGTCAAAAGTCCCTCCCACTGCCACTTTGCCATATTTTTTGGTAGACATATTCTTTTCCCTTAGAAAATTATTTGATGACAATAAGCATTATTCTTACTGGTTTGCTGATTAGATATACGTTGTTTGTGTGGGTTAATTAAATGTTATAGGTATCTTGATTATATTGGTGCGAGAGATAATAAGATTATGTTCCTAGAACACAATGTCATGGTTAAAGATCCCCTTAAAGTGGATGTGCGTTTTGCTTCATGTTATCCTAATTTTTACCGAAGCGCCATGTCATCATTAGGTTTTCACATTATTTACGATTTTTTAAACCATCATGAGGATGTTTACTGTGAGAGGGTTGTTTATCCCTTTGGAAAGAGTTTAGAAACAATTTCTCATCTTAAAGATTTTGATGTGGTGGGCTTTTCACTCCAGTATGAGCAAGATTATCCTCATGTTCTGGAAATGCTCCGTAAGGGTGGTTTAAATGTGAGAAAAGAAGATCGAACCCCTGATGATCCTCTGATAATAGCTGGTGGTCCCTGTGCAAGTTCTAATCCCATGCCTATGACTTCTTTTATTGACTTATTTATTGTTGGAGAAGCTGAAGCAATTCTACCTGACTTTCTTAATGTATTACGCCAAGTGGATAATCCCCGCCAGGAAATAGAAGCTTTTATCGGTTTGGACGGTGTTTTTACTCCAGATAAAATGCAAGAAAAAATTAGGCTGGTTAAAGTAGAAGATATGGATGATGCTTGGAGGCCAGTTCGGCAAGTTTTCCCGGAAACTGATCGCCGAGAACTGATTCCTGCCTTTGGAAGGTCTTTTCTTCTGGAAGTTTCAAGAGGATGTGCCAGGGGATGCCGTTTCTGCATGGCTGGCTGTCTTTATCGCCCACGTAGGGAAGTTGATATTAAAACTCTAATTAAGACTGCAGAAGTTGGGAGAGAATTAACTGGTCTGAATAAAATCGCCCTTATAGGTGCAGCTGTGTCTGATCACTCCCATATGGAAGAATTATGTCATGAACTTCTGGAGAATGATTTCCAAGTTACCACCCCTTCCCTGCGTATTGAATCAATTTCCAAGAACCTTTTGGAAAGTCTGAAAGAAAGTGGTCTTAGGACAATTACCATCGCCCCAGAATCCACTTGGAAACTGCGAAAAGTGGTCAACAAACCAA
It encodes the following:
- the yjjX gene encoding inosine/xanthosine triphosphatase; translated protein: MKVVVGSKNPVKMKATGNVLKQIYSEVEVQAKNADSEVPNQPIGLETTINGAINRAKNVYTQEFDLSVGIESGLLETPHSITGYLDLQWCAIYDGDKTTLGVSAGFEYPPLVIKNVMKGMEVGDVMDRVTGIDRLGEKKGAVSHLSKGLLDRTSNTEQCVLMAMIPRMNQKLYFKK
- a CDS encoding phosphopantetheine adenylyltransferase gives rise to the protein MSTKKYGKVAVGGTFDKFHEGHRLLIEKAFQIGENVLIGVTSDEFGGLKGEIEPCDVRMSNLNLLLKDRSNYYLARLEEHYGPTVDDPTIDAIVVSPETEPTAQKINQIRQKKGMNSLEIITIGMVLAQDGKPISSSRIRRGEIDSNGKIIKEPKK
- a CDS encoding radical SAM protein yields the protein MFLEHNVMVKDPLKVDVRFASCYPNFYRSAMSSLGFHIIYDFLNHHEDVYCERVVYPFGKSLETISHLKDFDVVGFSLQYEQDYPHVLEMLRKGGLNVRKEDRTPDDPLIIAGGPCASSNPMPMTSFIDLFIVGEAEAILPDFLNVLRQVDNPRQEIEAFIGLDGVFTPDKMQEKIRLVKVEDMDDAWRPVRQVFPETDRRELIPAFGRSFLLEVSRGCARGCRFCMAGCLYRPRREVDIKTLIKTAEVGRELTGLNKIALIGAAVSDHSHMEELCHELLENDFQVTTPSLRIESISKNLLESLKESGLRTITIAPESTWKLRKVVNKPIDDNDIVTKMETAFKMNLNVKLYFLVGLPTETHDDLEDMVNLIKDLQSMAPHKDSLRISVNPFIPKPHTPFQWAEFDLEDVKVKTKYLKKNLKNRHLKVENPNKSLIQYVLSMGNSNLDSIIEKTSNEKVPIGEWKKINIHWKLKSQLPWKDIDVGVKDEFLKNEYKKALKGDLTPWCETFGCYECGACN